In one window of Massilibacterium senegalense DNA:
- the rplU gene encoding 50S ribosomal protein L21, giving the protein MYAIISTGGKQVKVEEGQAIYVEKLNAEVGETVMFDEVLFVGGDNVKVGNPTVEGATVTAKVEKQGRQKKVLVFKMKAKKNYRRKQGHRQPYTKVVIEKINA; this is encoded by the coding sequence ATGTACGCAATTATCTCAACTGGTGGTAAACAAGTTAAAGTTGAAGAAGGTCAAGCAATTTACGTAGAAAAGTTAAACGCAGAAGTTGGCGAAACTGTAATGTTTGACGAAGTTCTATTTGTTGGTGGTGACAACGTGAAAGTTGGTAACCCAACAGTAGAAGGGGCGACTGTTACTGCGAAAGTAGAAAAACAAGGTCGTCAAAAGAAAGTTCTTGTTTTCAAAATGAAAGCGAAAAAGAACTACCGTCGTAAACAAGGTCATCGTCAACCATATACAAAAGTAGTGATTGAAAAAATCAACGCATAA
- a CDS encoding ACT domain-containing protein: MEKQERLFLIKEQLLTDAMKKTLQAKELLEKEEVSSVLEAVEQVGLSRSAFYKYRDAIFPFQMIVKEKLVSLFIELDHRSGTLSTLLSIVATYHGNIVTINQSIPLQGKASITVSLDVSKMKQFSEFIEQIKLLDAVNSVKVIGSGM; encoded by the coding sequence GTGGAAAAACAGGAACGCCTTTTTTTAATTAAAGAACAATTATTAACCGATGCAATGAAAAAAACATTACAAGCAAAAGAATTGCTCGAAAAAGAAGAAGTTTCATCTGTGTTAGAAGCAGTGGAGCAAGTGGGTCTTAGTCGAAGTGCTTTCTATAAATATCGCGATGCCATTTTCCCATTTCAGATGATTGTAAAAGAAAAACTCGTTAGTTTATTTATCGAATTAGATCATCGTTCTGGCACGTTATCGACATTACTTTCGATTGTAGCTACGTATCATGGTAATATTGTTACCATCAATCAATCGATTCCTCTGCAAGGAAAAGCAAGTATTACGGTTTCCCTTGATGTAAGTAAGATGAAGCAATTTTCAGAGTTTATCGAGCAAATCAAACTACTAGATGCAGTAAATTCTGTAAAAGTTATCGGATCAGGCATGTAG
- a CDS encoding IscS subfamily cysteine desulfurase: protein MYFDYGATTPMSKRALDAYQMVAVRFYGNTSSLHEAGVEASRLLEVSRKKIASFLHAQEDGIYFTSGGSESNRLAIRSIAYGQKNRGNHLITSCCEHHSVLETCKQLEKEGFSVTYLPVNPNGRLEVETIRNALREDTILVSLAYGNGDIGTMHPILQIGQLLHEKNVIFHCDCVQAFSKVDIDVTRDYIDSLSISSHKVYGPKGVGACYIAPHIHLVSQHPGATHEKGFRMGTIDTPGIVSFISACEELFQSDAYRNHLQEMRTYFLNQLEALPFAHTIEGDKEHSLPHVIGIRFHGVEGQWLMIEASRQGLYFSTGSACHVHLQEPTPTMTALGRTNEEAFEFIRFTLGKQTTKTKIDQAIQLLKEQLVRFFKE, encoded by the coding sequence ATGTATTTTGATTATGGGGCGACAACACCAATGAGTAAAAGGGCGTTAGATGCCTATCAAATGGTAGCTGTTCGTTTTTATGGAAATACTAGCAGCCTTCATGAGGCCGGAGTAGAAGCAAGCCGATTGTTAGAAGTAAGTCGAAAAAAGATTGCTTCTTTTTTACACGCGCAAGAGGATGGGATATACTTTACAAGCGGAGGAAGCGAAAGTAATCGGTTAGCGATTCGCTCCATTGCTTATGGACAAAAAAACCGTGGAAACCACCTTATTACTTCTTGTTGTGAACACCATTCTGTCCTTGAAACATGTAAACAACTAGAAAAAGAAGGGTTTTCTGTCACCTATCTTCCTGTTAATCCAAATGGACGTCTCGAAGTAGAAACAATTCGTAACGCTTTACGAGAAGATACGATTTTAGTAAGTCTTGCATATGGCAATGGAGATATCGGAACGATGCATCCTATTTTACAAATTGGACAACTTTTACACGAAAAAAACGTGATTTTCCATTGCGACTGTGTTCAAGCATTTAGTAAAGTAGACATAGATGTAACACGAGATTATATTGATAGTTTATCCATCTCTAGCCACAAAGTGTACGGACCTAAAGGGGTTGGCGCTTGTTATATCGCCCCGCATATCCATCTTGTCTCGCAACATCCAGGCGCGACACACGAAAAAGGCTTTCGAATGGGAACGATTGATACACCAGGAATTGTATCATTTATTTCGGCTTGTGAAGAGCTATTTCAAAGTGATGCATATCGGAATCATCTGCAAGAAATGAGAACGTATTTTTTAAACCAATTAGAAGCACTTCCATTTGCACACACAATCGAAGGAGACAAAGAACATAGTCTCCCCCACGTAATAGGGATCCGTTTTCATGGCGTTGAAGGCCAATGGTTGATGATTGAAGCTAGCAGACAAGGGCTTTATTTTTCTACTGGATCTGCTTGTCATGTCCATTTGCAAGAACCGACACCAACCATGACCGCTTTAGGCCGCACAAATGAAGAAGCATTTGAATTTATTCGATTTACGTTAGGAAAACAGACGACCAAAACAAAAATCGATCAAGCAATTCAACTACTGAAGGAACAACTCGTGCGATTTTTTAAGGAGTGA
- a CDS encoding M23 family metallopeptidase gives MKKKRHPFFFQSLASFCLFSCLLIAFYEDTFDKQWMHRIMSQQFPFLAFKQTYESVFGSAVPFLLQDDGKYTDVVQVAEESPFLTGTIVEKTTQGWWVQVANQAVIQNPANGFILFCGNQNQYGKTVIIQLENNREMWIGHIDKCDVPMYSFIQKGEYIGKSKDNLLFVALKHEGQWESPEKVFFLE, from the coding sequence ATGAAGAAAAAGAGACACCCGTTTTTCTTTCAATCTTTGGCTAGTTTCTGTTTGTTTAGTTGTTTATTGATTGCTTTTTATGAAGATACATTTGATAAGCAATGGATGCATCGAATCATGTCGCAACAATTTCCTTTTTTAGCATTTAAACAAACATATGAATCTGTTTTTGGCTCTGCTGTCCCGTTTTTACTACAAGATGATGGGAAATATACGGATGTCGTACAAGTAGCAGAAGAATCACCATTTTTGACTGGCACTATTGTAGAAAAAACGACACAAGGATGGTGGGTTCAAGTAGCAAATCAAGCTGTTATTCAAAATCCGGCAAATGGATTTATTTTGTTTTGTGGGAACCAAAATCAGTACGGTAAGACAGTAATCATTCAATTAGAAAATAATCGTGAAATGTGGATTGGGCATATAGATAAATGTGACGTGCCAATGTATTCGTTTATTCAAAAAGGGGAGTACATTGGGAAATCAAAGGACAATCTTCTTTTTGTTGCCTTGAAACATGAGGGACAATGGGAGTCTCCAGAGAAGGTGTTCTTTCTTGAATAG
- the rpmA gene encoding 50S ribosomal protein L27, translated as MLKLNLQFFASKKGVGSTKNGRDSISKRLGAKRADGQFVTGGSILYRQRGTKVYAGENVGRGGDDTLYAKVDGVVRFERFGRDRKKVSVYPEAQEA; from the coding sequence ATGTTAAAATTAAACCTTCAATTTTTCGCATCGAAAAAAGGTGTAGGTAGTACGAAAAACGGACGTGATTCGATTTCAAAACGCCTTGGTGCAAAACGTGCAGATGGTCAATTCGTTACAGGTGGGTCAATCCTTTACCGTCAACGTGGGACTAAAGTTTACGCAGGTGAAAATGTAGGTCGCGGTGGCGATGATACATTATACGCAAAAGTAGATGGTGTGGTACGTTTCGAACGTTTTGGTCGTGATCGCAAAAAAGTTAGCGTATATCCAGAAGCACAAGAAGCGTAA
- the obgE gene encoding GTPase ObgE gives MFVDQVNIYVKAGDGGNGMVAYRREKFVPKGGPAGGDGGRGGDVVFEVEEGLRTLMDFRYQKHFKAKKGENGMPKNMHGRGAEDLVVKVPPGTIIVDDDTKEVLADLTTHGQRAIIAKGGRGGRGNTKFATAANPAPDLAEKGEPGQERYVQLELKVLADVGLVGFPSVGKSTLLSVVSKAKPKIADYHFTTITPNLGVVETDDGRSFVMADLPGLIEGAHQGAGLGHQFLRHIERTRVIVHVVDMSGFEGRNPYEDYVKINQELEQYDLRLLERPQVVVANKMDMPGSEENLQRFQELIGDDVPIFPISAISHQGTRELLFKIADLLETTPAFPLLRDTEGNDFDASVRVVYKHEEEAPFTIHRDSDGAWVVTGETIERLYMMTDFERDEAVRRFSRQVRAMGLDDALRKLGAQDGDTVRLGKIEFDFID, from the coding sequence ATGTTTGTCGATCAAGTCAATATATATGTAAAAGCAGGCGATGGTGGAAACGGAATGGTTGCCTATCGCCGAGAAAAGTTTGTACCTAAAGGAGGCCCTGCCGGCGGTGATGGTGGTCGTGGTGGGGACGTTGTGTTTGAAGTAGAGGAAGGGTTACGTACGTTAATGGATTTCCGCTACCAAAAACACTTTAAAGCAAAAAAAGGCGAAAATGGTATGCCAAAAAATATGCACGGTCGCGGCGCAGAAGATTTAGTCGTAAAAGTGCCACCTGGGACGATTATTGTAGACGACGATACAAAAGAAGTGCTAGCAGATCTAACCACTCATGGACAGCGAGCAATTATTGCAAAAGGCGGTCGCGGTGGTCGCGGAAATACAAAATTTGCAACAGCAGCAAATCCAGCTCCTGATTTAGCAGAAAAAGGGGAGCCTGGTCAAGAACGGTACGTGCAGCTAGAATTAAAAGTGTTAGCAGATGTTGGATTAGTCGGGTTTCCGAGTGTTGGAAAATCTACGCTTTTATCCGTTGTCTCTAAAGCAAAACCTAAAATTGCTGATTATCATTTTACAACGATTACACCAAACTTAGGGGTAGTAGAAACAGATGATGGCCGTAGTTTCGTGATGGCTGACTTACCCGGATTAATAGAAGGAGCACATCAAGGTGCAGGTCTAGGACATCAATTTTTACGTCATATTGAACGAACTCGCGTGATTGTGCATGTTGTCGATATGAGCGGTTTTGAAGGACGCAATCCGTACGAAGATTATGTGAAAATTAATCAAGAGTTAGAACAATATGATCTTCGGTTATTAGAACGACCACAAGTAGTCGTTGCGAATAAAATGGATATGCCAGGAAGTGAAGAAAATTTACAACGTTTTCAAGAGCTAATAGGGGACGATGTGCCGATTTTTCCTATTTCTGCGATTTCCCATCAAGGTACACGCGAGTTATTATTTAAGATAGCGGATTTGTTAGAAACAACACCAGCGTTCCCGCTATTGAGGGATACAGAAGGAAATGATTTTGATGCATCCGTTCGTGTTGTATACAAACATGAGGAAGAAGCACCCTTTACGATTCATCGTGATAGCGATGGCGCTTGGGTCGTAACTGGTGAAACAATCGAACGTCTGTATATGATGACCGATTTTGAACGCGATGAAGCCGTTCGTCGTTTTTCACGACAAGTGCGCGCCATGGGGCTTGATGATGCGTTACGAAAACTAGGTGCCCAAGATGGTGATACGGTTCGTCTTGGTAAAATTGAGTTTGATTTTATTGATTAA
- a CDS encoding ribonuclease E/G: protein MDGLLIQTYGTKRQAFVMQNGELVEWLIEDDEMPQGTIVKGKIEKKVKGMNAYFIDIGTDKKAYLPFSEMKGEATEGQSILVQIKKQPIGTKGAYVTTFLEFPGKYFIYFPYRPYIAVSKKVSSTDRERLERLAKTFLNEPEGGLFRTLAREAADERLQSEYETLKNTFDSLLKKANKMPSPSVVQAGLTVMEKKVQEWIEKGKHPIIVDDTSFYQTLKHMYPEATLEIYKGQASMQSWYQLQKEREKLLSSHVWLQNGGSLVIEKTEALTAIDVNTKKFIGKENMERTAVEANMLAAKTIAKEMRKRNLSGIIIIDFINMKSKEHQRQVHHMLEEEVKKDIVQVKCIGFTPLGLFEVTRKKTQEDVKTIAEKYEADIFLTDLLQTLAYQKEEEEAVYVEVNGEIWDKIKEQHHLFPKKDTFTWIIARKEKQEKPYYIRRFDTKETLLSYVKNKLDFLIWE, encoded by the coding sequence ATGGACGGATTACTTATTCAAACATACGGAACGAAAAGACAAGCATTTGTCATGCAAAATGGAGAACTTGTAGAATGGTTAATCGAAGATGACGAGATGCCACAAGGGACAATTGTAAAAGGAAAAATAGAAAAAAAAGTAAAAGGAATGAATGCGTATTTTATCGACATTGGCACAGATAAGAAAGCGTATTTACCTTTCTCGGAGATGAAGGGAGAAGCGACGGAAGGTCAATCGATTCTCGTACAAATAAAAAAGCAACCAATCGGAACAAAAGGAGCATATGTGACAACTTTTTTAGAATTTCCGGGGAAATATTTTATTTATTTTCCCTATCGTCCTTATATTGCCGTTTCTAAAAAGGTATCGTCAACTGACAGGGAACGGTTAGAACGATTAGCAAAGACGTTTTTAAATGAACCAGAAGGAGGGTTGTTTCGCACGTTAGCAAGGGAAGCTGCCGATGAAAGGCTTCAGTCAGAATACGAAACACTAAAAAATACGTTCGATTCGTTGTTAAAAAAAGCAAACAAAATGCCATCCCCTTCTGTGGTACAAGCTGGATTAACCGTTATGGAAAAAAAGGTACAAGAATGGATTGAGAAAGGAAAACATCCAATCATAGTAGATGATACATCCTTTTATCAAACATTGAAACATATGTATCCAGAAGCAACCCTCGAAATTTATAAAGGACAAGCGTCCATGCAATCGTGGTATCAGCTACAAAAGGAACGAGAAAAGTTATTATCGAGCCATGTTTGGTTGCAAAATGGCGGAAGTCTTGTCATAGAAAAAACAGAAGCGTTAACAGCGATTGATGTCAATACGAAAAAATTTATAGGAAAAGAAAACATGGAGCGAACGGCAGTAGAGGCGAATATGCTAGCAGCTAAAACAATCGCAAAAGAAATGCGGAAACGAAACCTTTCTGGCATCATTATTATCGATTTCATTAATATGAAAAGTAAAGAACATCAACGACAAGTACACCATATGTTAGAAGAGGAAGTAAAAAAAGATATAGTCCAAGTAAAATGTATTGGATTTACACCTTTAGGCTTGTTTGAAGTAACGCGAAAAAAAACACAAGAAGACGTGAAAACAATCGCAGAAAAATATGAAGCAGATATTTTCCTGACAGATTTGTTACAAACATTAGCGTATCAAAAAGAAGAGGAAGAAGCTGTATATGTGGAAGTGAACGGGGAAATATGGGATAAGATAAAGGAACAGCATCATCTATTTCCTAAGAAAGATACTTTTACATGGATTATAGCACGGAAGGAAAAGCAAGAAAAACCGTATTATATTCGTCGCTTTGATACGAAAGAAACACTCCTTTCCTATGTAAAAAATAAACTTGACTTTTTAATTTGGGAGTGA
- a CDS encoding ribosomal-processing cysteine protease Prp — MVIIRINRKNHTFVQSFAMSGHAESGPYGQDLVCAAVSAVSIGTINAIHTLTGVNLVTDIEEDGGFIRCDVPNNLSKETFDNVQLLLEGMIVSLKSIEEEYGKFIQIKEN, encoded by the coding sequence ATGGTTATTATTCGTATTAATCGAAAAAATCATACGTTTGTTCAGTCGTTTGCGATGAGTGGACATGCTGAAAGTGGGCCATATGGTCAAGATTTAGTATGCGCTGCCGTTTCAGCGGTTTCAATCGGTACCATTAATGCTATTCACACTTTAACAGGGGTCAACCTTGTGACAGATATAGAAGAAGATGGTGGATTTATCCGTTGTGATGTTCCGAACAATCTTTCGAAAGAAACATTTGATAATGTTCAATTGTTACTAGAAGGAATGATTGTCTCGCTAAAATCGATTGAAGAAGAGTACGGGAAGTTCATACAAATAAAAGAAAACTAG
- the nadB gene encoding L-aspartate oxidase, with translation MKAIKTDVLIIGSGISALMLAELLHDHKNVIILTKSEWENSNSWKAQGGIAAVTTDDDDWTSHFYDTITAGNFHNKEEAVELLVKKGPFMIEKLLELGVPFDRDSNGIFLRGKEGAHSIRRILHAGGDQTGKEIVKTLHEKVATHTTIKEQTQALELIVSNGRCVGVWAQTEADQPIVYEADHVVLATGGVGMLYPITSNAETVVGDGLAMAYRAGVQLADLEFIQFHPTMLVQNGECFGLVSEAVRGEGAVIENEHGEPIMEGVHPLKDLAPRDIVARRIFEFTSKGETIYLNIKMIDHFSSRFPTITSLCQQANVDLTEGKVPVVPGAHFLMGGILTNEYGETNIERLYAIGEVACTGVHGANRLASNSLLEGIVFAEQCKTSILQKSTEVSVPYELPEVMECSIPLVSIETLQQKMFQHVGLVRTETLLQQMKTWLQPYQQEGAFFRLSKEAYERFNMAQIAYLITTSALERKESRGGHYRSDYPQQNEQDEQRFIIKEVNHVAYANV, from the coding sequence ATGAAAGCGATAAAAACCGATGTGTTAATTATCGGTTCGGGAATCTCTGCTTTAATGTTAGCAGAATTACTTCACGATCATAAGAATGTGATAATTCTCACAAAGTCGGAATGGGAAAACAGTAACTCATGGAAAGCACAAGGTGGAATTGCTGCAGTAACGACGGATGATGATGATTGGACGAGTCATTTTTACGATACGATTACTGCTGGAAACTTTCATAACAAAGAAGAAGCAGTGGAGTTACTTGTGAAAAAGGGACCTTTTATGATTGAAAAGTTATTGGAGTTAGGTGTTCCTTTTGATAGAGATTCAAATGGTATCTTTCTTCGCGGAAAAGAAGGAGCGCATTCAATTCGGCGTATTTTACATGCAGGTGGAGACCAAACTGGAAAAGAAATTGTGAAAACTCTTCATGAAAAAGTTGCTACACATACGACCATTAAAGAACAGACACAAGCATTAGAATTAATTGTATCAAATGGACGTTGTGTCGGTGTTTGGGCGCAAACGGAAGCCGACCAACCTATCGTGTATGAAGCAGACCATGTTGTTTTGGCGACGGGTGGAGTAGGCATGCTATATCCTATTACATCTAATGCAGAAACTGTTGTTGGGGATGGTCTTGCGATGGCCTATCGTGCAGGAGTGCAACTTGCTGATCTCGAGTTTATTCAATTTCACCCGACGATGCTCGTTCAAAATGGAGAATGTTTTGGGCTTGTAAGTGAAGCTGTTCGCGGGGAAGGTGCGGTTATAGAAAATGAACATGGGGAACCAATAATGGAAGGGGTTCATCCATTAAAAGATTTAGCACCAAGAGACATTGTTGCTCGTCGAATTTTTGAATTTACATCAAAGGGAGAAACAATTTATTTAAACATCAAAATGATTGATCATTTTTCTTCCCGATTTCCAACGATTACATCGCTTTGCCAACAAGCTAATGTTGATTTAACGGAAGGAAAAGTACCAGTTGTCCCAGGTGCTCACTTTCTCATGGGTGGGATCTTGACAAATGAATATGGGGAAACGAATATCGAACGTTTATATGCGATTGGAGAAGTAGCTTGCACAGGTGTTCACGGCGCTAATCGTTTAGCTAGCAATTCGCTTCTAGAAGGGATTGTGTTTGCAGAACAATGTAAAACGAGTATTTTACAAAAAAGTACGGAAGTGTCTGTTCCGTATGAGTTGCCAGAAGTAATGGAATGTTCAATCCCGCTCGTTTCCATCGAAACATTACAACAAAAGATGTTTCAACATGTCGGATTAGTTCGGACGGAAACATTGTTACAACAAATGAAAACATGGTTGCAACCGTATCAACAAGAAGGAGCTTTTTTCAGGCTTTCTAAAGAAGCGTATGAACGGTTTAATATGGCGCAAATTGCATACTTAATTACAACATCAGCTCTAGAACGAAAAGAAAGTCGCGGTGGCCATTACCGTTCGGATTACCCACAACAAAATGAACAAGATGAGCAACGATTTATCATAAAAGAAGTAAATCATGTTGCGTATGCTAACGTGTAA
- the pheA gene encoding prephenate dehydratase has protein sequence MTYPKVGFLGPKGTFTEMAVMTVFEKTEKIPYETIPRCIDAVMGGEVEYGVVPLENAIEGSVNLTIDYLIHEQPLPIVGEIHVPIQQHFMVHPANKDSQKDPEVVLSHPHAIAQCHRFLRENYPNIQIKYMNSTGAAAQYVEEHPEQCIAAIANELAADEYHLSIIHRNVHDYENNVTRFVVLHREHVQVPQKTNQTSEKTTILVTLPKDYPGALHQVLSAFAWRKLNLSKIESRPAKTGLGNYFFVIDVEMKMDDILIPGVKAELEALGCGVKILGSYPVFKRQAVHIK, from the coding sequence ATGACATATCCAAAAGTAGGATTTTTAGGACCAAAAGGGACATTCACAGAAATGGCGGTTATGACAGTATTTGAAAAAACAGAAAAAATCCCATATGAGACCATTCCACGTTGTATCGATGCTGTGATGGGGGGAGAAGTCGAATACGGAGTTGTACCGTTAGAAAATGCCATTGAAGGATCTGTTAATTTAACGATTGATTATTTAATTCACGAACAACCATTACCGATTGTTGGAGAAATCCACGTTCCAATTCAACAACATTTTATGGTGCATCCAGCGAATAAAGATAGTCAAAAGGACCCGGAAGTGGTATTATCCCATCCGCATGCAATCGCGCAATGCCATCGTTTTTTACGAGAAAATTATCCGAACATTCAAATAAAATATATGAATTCTACAGGCGCAGCAGCTCAGTATGTAGAAGAACATCCAGAGCAATGCATTGCTGCGATTGCAAACGAACTAGCAGCAGATGAGTATCATTTGTCCATTATCCATCGCAATGTGCATGATTATGAAAATAACGTTACTCGTTTTGTTGTGCTTCATCGTGAACACGTGCAAGTACCGCAAAAAACGAATCAAACGAGCGAAAAAACCACTATTTTAGTAACGTTGCCAAAAGATTATCCAGGAGCACTTCATCAAGTATTATCTGCTTTTGCATGGCGAAAATTAAACCTGTCGAAAATTGAATCAAGGCCAGCAAAAACAGGACTTGGGAACTATTTTTTCGTTATTGATGTTGAAATGAAAATGGATGATATTTTAATCCCTGGGGTAAAAGCTGAACTAGAAGCACTCGGATGTGGCGTGAAAATTTTAGGGAGCTATCCTGTTTTTAAACGGCAAGCAGTGCATATAAAATAA
- a CDS encoding Spo0B domain-containing protein gives MGKNWSTVELLRHVRHDYLNQIQLIKGNLALNHCDRIEQIIDDIIVKAKNDAHLCNLNMPQVAEQLLTFSYESHFFELDYEIVGDVCTMMCLDQSLYDFQSYLFQRIDQQENQQWENELYLFYQCTNGTLYVQYEFEGERNIQDIDQYFTQNASPLRIIHYEVTNNGFELKLEAKCD, from the coding sequence ATGGGAAAAAATTGGTCTACAGTGGAATTGTTACGCCACGTTCGTCATGATTATTTGAATCAAATTCAATTAATAAAAGGAAATTTAGCATTGAACCATTGTGACCGTATCGAACAAATTATCGATGATATTATTGTAAAAGCTAAAAATGATGCTCATTTATGTAATTTAAATATGCCACAAGTAGCAGAACAATTATTAACATTTTCTTATGAGTCTCATTTTTTTGAACTCGATTATGAAATCGTTGGAGATGTTTGTACGATGATGTGTCTCGATCAATCGCTTTATGATTTTCAATCATATTTGTTTCAACGAATTGATCAACAAGAGAACCAACAATGGGAAAATGAATTGTATCTTTTCTATCAATGTACGAATGGAACGCTCTACGTTCAATATGAATTTGAAGGAGAAAGAAACATTCAAGACATAGACCAATATTTTACGCAAAATGCATCTCCGTTACGTATAATCCATTATGAAGTAACGAATAATGGATTTGAATTGAAACTAGAAGCAAAATGCGACTGA
- a CDS encoding transcription repressor NadR yields MKILGDERRKLIVEWLKETEEPITGGTLAEKTKVSRQVIVQDISLLKAKGEPIIATSQGYVYLRLQKEQTNHRRVIACFHKPEDTKKELLLLVDTGVTVCDVSIEHPIYGDLTASLRVSSRLQVEQFMKKLEETNAGLLSLLTDGTHLHTIEADSEEKLDAACQSLKKAGFLL; encoded by the coding sequence GTGAAAATATTAGGTGATGAACGAAGAAAATTAATTGTAGAGTGGCTAAAAGAAACAGAAGAACCAATCACCGGTGGTACGTTAGCAGAAAAAACAAAAGTAAGTAGACAAGTTATTGTCCAAGACATTTCATTATTAAAAGCAAAAGGAGAACCGATTATTGCTACTAGTCAAGGATATGTATATTTACGATTACAAAAAGAACAAACAAACCATCGTCGAGTTATCGCTTGTTTCCATAAACCAGAAGATACGAAAAAAGAATTATTATTGCTAGTGGATACTGGTGTAACCGTGTGCGATGTATCAATTGAACATCCTATTTACGGTGACTTAACTGCTTCCCTACGAGTAAGTAGCCGATTACAAGTCGAACAATTTATGAAAAAACTCGAAGAAACAAACGCTGGACTATTATCTTTATTAACTGACGGTACCCACCTTCACACCATCGAAGCAGACAGCGAAGAAAAATTAGACGCCGCTTGCCAATCTCTAAAAAAAGCAGGCTTTTTATTATAA
- a CDS encoding M50 family metallopeptidase: MNSWVFFFRHLHIHPLFFIIILFSILTGSFYYLCFLMMAVLLHEWGHFYAAYRFGYVIEKIELMPFGGVVKLQEYGNRPFKQEWIVLLAGPIQHVWVIAIFYFLPDSFPYRDVQMMIHFSLFCFNLLPIYPLDGGKIMLLLFSYRKPYHRAFEQTLRISFLLLLCLTGIVLFVVPKQLNFWMMILFLLVSVWLDWKKRFVLFQMFLFERYQMEKIRRKRKLITHQTNVSIYERLKWLYKDRFCEYKQRKQKEIINEKKLLHDYFTRKEQ; encoded by the coding sequence TTGAATAGTTGGGTTTTCTTTTTTCGTCATTTGCACATCCACCCCCTTTTTTTTATCATTATCCTCTTCAGTATTCTTACCGGTTCTTTTTATTATTTATGTTTTTTAATGATGGCTGTATTGCTACATGAGTGGGGACATTTTTATGCTGCTTATCGTTTTGGTTATGTAATCGAAAAAATAGAATTAATGCCATTTGGCGGAGTAGTGAAATTACAGGAATACGGAAACCGTCCGTTTAAACAAGAGTGGATTGTATTGCTAGCAGGACCAATTCAACATGTCTGGGTTATCGCGATTTTTTATTTTCTTCCAGACTCTTTTCCATATCGGGATGTCCAAATGATGATTCACTTCTCGTTGTTCTGTTTTAATCTATTGCCTATTTATCCGTTAGACGGTGGGAAAATCATGTTGCTATTATTTTCCTATCGTAAGCCGTATCACCGTGCGTTTGAACAAACGTTGCGTATTTCTTTTCTTCTTTTGCTTTGTTTAACAGGGATTGTGTTGTTCGTTGTCCCGAAGCAATTAAATTTTTGGATGATGATTTTATTCTTGCTCGTATCTGTTTGGCTAGATTGGAAAAAAAGATTTGTTTTATTTCAAATGTTTTTATTCGAACGGTATCAAATGGAGAAAATACGACGAAAAAGAAAATTAATTACGCATCAAACTAATGTCTCCATTTATGAACGGTTAAAATGGTTATATAAAGATCGCTTTTGTGAATATAAACAAAGGAAACAAAAAGAAATAATAAACGAAAAGAAATTGTTACACGATTATTTTACTAGGAAAGAACAGTAA